A single Penaeus chinensis breed Huanghai No. 1 chromosome 42, ASM1920278v2, whole genome shotgun sequence DNA region contains:
- the LOC125047901 gene encoding crustacyanin-C1 subunit-like has protein sequence MKSSLIVLALVAVVAADKIPDFVAPGKCPAVDKRAFFDMQRFAGVWYETALTKNPYQLLQQCVRNEYSFDGHKITAKTTGINAEGRTARRHGQIAPMPLGEPYLSIDYEGSFLAPFVILDTDYDVDFSRGYFADFAFIFSRAPSMADQHMRRCEAAFRNIGFDTSRFTKTVQGHSCRYDTQIGF, from the exons ATGAAGAGCTCACTGATAGTCCTTGCTCTCGTAGCAGTGGTCGCTGCCGATAAAATCCCCGACTTCGTTGCCCCGGGAAAATGTCCTGCGGTGGACAAGAGGGCCTTCTTCGACATGCAGAGA TTTGCTGGAGTGTGGTATGAAACTGCGTTGACCAAGAACCCCTACCAGCTGCTTCAGCAGTGCGTGCGCAACGAATATTCTTTTG ACGGCCATAAAATCACCGCCAAGACGACCGGCATCAACGCTGAGGGGAGGACGGCGAGGCGCCACGGACAGATCGCGCCGATGCCTCTGGGAGAACCCTATCTCTCCATCGACTACGAGGGAT CGTTCCTGGCGCCCTTTGTCATCCTGGACACGGACTACGACGTGGACTTTAGTCGAGGCTACTTCGCGGACTTCGCCTTCATCTTCTCCCGCGCCCCAAGCATGGCGGACCAGCACATGAGGCGCTGCGAAGCCGCCTTCAGGAACATCGGTTTCGATACGTCCCGCTTCACCAAGACCGTCCAGGGACACTCATGTCGCTACGACACCCAGATAGGTTTCTGA